One Erythrobacter aureus DNA segment encodes these proteins:
- a CDS encoding ABC transporter ATP-binding protein translates to MTRLSPAGSRPLAIEAQGLVKRFDGILAVDGVDIAVPEGAIYGILGPNGAGKTTTLRMLLGIIDPDEGVRRIFGKDRPHEVAKLIGYLPEERGLYPAMKCDEAIAFMGALRGLPLDEGRARGRELLERHGLGHAIDRQIRQLSKGMAQTVQLLGTLVHRPRLVVFDEPFSGLDAINQGKLEVTIRELARDGVTVIFSTHVIHHAERLCDEVAIIAAGKVPYAGSVDAARDRIPAQVRLETRASEGAWRAALPDDARHDRRGDESHFWHFPVPETGIEAMLKQLIDGHAGILLLSIERAGLHDAFVEIAGEAAARALKQDAAAGESR, encoded by the coding sequence ATGACGCGACTCTCCCCTGCCGGATCTCGCCCGCTCGCTATCGAGGCACAGGGCCTGGTCAAGCGGTTCGACGGCATTCTGGCGGTGGACGGGGTGGATATCGCCGTGCCCGAAGGCGCGATCTACGGCATTCTCGGCCCCAATGGCGCGGGCAAGACCACCACATTGCGCATGTTGCTGGGCATTATCGATCCCGACGAAGGGGTGCGCCGCATCTTCGGCAAGGACCGCCCGCACGAGGTCGCGAAACTGATCGGCTATCTGCCCGAGGAGCGCGGGCTGTATCCGGCGATGAAATGCGACGAGGCAATCGCCTTCATGGGCGCGTTGCGGGGGCTGCCGCTCGACGAAGGCAGGGCGCGCGGGCGCGAACTGCTCGAACGCCACGGGCTGGGCCACGCGATCGACCGGCAGATCCGTCAGCTTTCGAAGGGAATGGCGCAGACCGTGCAATTGCTCGGCACGCTCGTCCATCGCCCCCGCCTGGTGGTGTTCGACGAACCCTTCAGCGGTCTCGACGCGATCAACCAGGGCAAGCTGGAAGTCACGATCCGCGAATTGGCGCGAGATGGCGTGACCGTGATCTTTTCGACCCATGTCATCCATCATGCCGAACGGCTGTGCGATGAAGTGGCGATCATTGCCGCGGGCAAGGTGCCCTATGCCGGATCGGTCGACGCCGCGCGCGATCGCATTCCCGCGCAGGTCAGGCTGGAAACCCGCGCCAGCGAAGGGGCCTGGCGAGCGGCGCTTCCCGATGACGCACGTCACGACCGCAGAGGCGACGAAAGCCATTTCTGGCATTTCCCCGTACCCGAGACCGGGATCGAGGCCATGCTCAAGCAATTGATCGACGGCCATGCAGGTATTCTGTTGCTGTCGATCGAGCGCGCCGGGTTGCACGACGCCTTCGTCGAGATCGCCGGAGAAGCCGCGGCGCGCGCGCTGAAACAGGACGCTGCGGCGGGAGAAAGCCGTTGA
- a CDS encoding tetratricopeptide repeat protein, with amino-acid sequence MIASALALLMMQVGPNPSIDAFPGLPDELRDRPERPQARDRADTASPAQGKLADCVNLARGDAEAARDYAQKWREAAATQLELAQSAHCLGIAFVREGEFAEAQRAFDLATDEVPLGAPAYQSRLAAMSGNAAMAQDQPAIADIAFGRAVTLATQADDAPLLASVLIDRARALVALERNDEAVATLEKARGNDPANARAWLLSATLSRRLERLGEAREQIAQAALLAPRDPAVGLEAGVIAALSGREQEARRSFESVLLVAPDSDEAKRARGYLEQLQS; translated from the coding sequence ATGATCGCCTCCGCCCTTGCCCTGCTGATGATGCAGGTCGGCCCGAACCCGTCCATCGATGCCTTCCCCGGCCTGCCCGACGAGCTGCGCGATCGACCCGAACGGCCGCAGGCGCGGGACCGGGCGGATACCGCATCACCGGCCCAGGGAAAGCTTGCCGATTGCGTAAATCTGGCGCGCGGCGATGCCGAAGCCGCCAGGGATTACGCACAGAAGTGGCGCGAAGCGGCGGCTACCCAGCTCGAACTGGCCCAATCGGCTCATTGCCTGGGCATCGCCTTCGTTCGCGAGGGCGAATTCGCCGAGGCACAAAGAGCGTTCGATCTGGCGACCGACGAAGTTCCCCTGGGCGCCCCGGCCTACCAGTCGCGCCTCGCGGCCATGTCCGGCAACGCGGCGATGGCCCAGGACCAGCCAGCGATCGCCGACATTGCTTTCGGCCGCGCCGTCACCCTTGCCACCCAAGCGGACGATGCGCCGCTTCTCGCCAGCGTCCTGATCGACCGCGCCCGCGCCCTGGTAGCCCTCGAGCGCAATGACGAAGCCGTTGCAACGCTGGAAAAGGCGCGTGGGAACGACCCTGCCAATGCCCGCGCATGGCTGCTTTCGGCCACATTGTCCCGGCGGCTGGAACGGCTGGGCGAAGCGCGTGAGCAGATCGCGCAAGCAGCGCTGCTGGCGCCGCGGGATCCCGCCGTGGGCCTCGAAGCAGGCGTGATTGCCGCGCTGTCGGGGCGCGAGCAGGAGGCCCGACGCAGCTTCGAATCGGTACTGCTCGTCGCGCCTGACAGCGACGAGGCCAAGCGTGCGCGCGGCTATCTGGAACAGCTCCAATCGTGA
- a CDS encoding alpha/beta hydrolase, whose translation MFDTKHFELPDGRRLAFRHIRGNGPALVFLPGYMSDMAGGKATALFDWAREQGRACLLLDYSGCGESEGDFADGTLSKWRDEALALIEAKLDDQVILVGSSMGGWLMLLLGMALGDRLAGLVGIASAPDFTEWGRSETDKAKLAGGAIVYDENPYGPDPTPMHPRFFTDAQAQVLLGGEITIDAPVRLIHGQRDADVPWEISLRLAGTLRSDDVQVTLVKDGDHRLSREQDIALLLRTVDALSKGPE comes from the coding sequence ATGTTCGACACCAAGCATTTCGAGCTGCCCGATGGGCGGCGCCTCGCTTTCCGCCATATCCGTGGCAATGGCCCCGCGCTGGTGTTTCTGCCCGGTTATATGTCCGACATGGCGGGCGGCAAGGCGACTGCGCTGTTCGACTGGGCGCGCGAGCAGGGGCGCGCCTGCCTGCTGCTCGACTATTCGGGTTGCGGCGAAAGCGAGGGCGATTTTGCGGACGGCACGCTCTCGAAATGGCGCGACGAGGCGCTCGCTCTGATTGAGGCGAAACTCGACGACCAAGTCATCCTAGTCGGGTCCTCGATGGGCGGTTGGCTGATGCTGCTTCTGGGAATGGCATTGGGCGATCGGCTGGCCGGGCTTGTCGGCATCGCCTCGGCGCCAGATTTCACCGAATGGGGCCGTTCCGAAACCGACAAGGCGAAACTGGCCGGGGGCGCGATCGTGTATGACGAGAACCCCTACGGTCCCGACCCCACCCCCATGCACCCCCGGTTCTTTACCGACGCGCAGGCGCAAGTGCTGCTTGGCGGCGAGATCACCATCGATGCCCCCGTCCGTCTGATCCACGGCCAGCGCGATGCCGATGTGCCCTGGGAAATAAGCCTGCGCCTTGCCGGAACGTTGCGTTCGGACGACGTACAGGTCACGCTGGTAAAGGATGGCGACCACCGTCTGTCGCGCGAGCAGGACATCGCTTTGCTGCTGCGCACCGTCGACGCGCTCTCGAAAGGTCCTGAATGA
- a CDS encoding NAD(P)/FAD-dependent oxidoreductase: MEKFDVVIVGSGHGGAQAAIALRQNGHEGSILMVSRDRNPPYERPPLSKEYLAGEKPFERIQIRPEQFWADKGIELRLGRNVNEVDPVAHELALSDDTRIAYRKLIWAGGGDARRLSCPGSDYAGIHYIRTRRDVDLLKEELAAGAKRAVIVGAGYIGLEAAAVLRKLGCEVTVVEMLDRVLARVAGPELSDYYAAYHRQQGVDLRLSTGVETIEGENGRVSGVLTDSGEKIACDVIIAGIGIVPSVGPLIAAGAAGSNGVDVDTYGRTTLDDIYAIGDCASHANPYAENKVIRLESVQNANDMASCAVKAIMGDKQDYDAVPWFWSNQYDLKLQTVGIATGYDATVLRGDPEAKKFSVIYLKEGQVIALDCVNSVKDYVQGRKLVVDRAEIDPGLLADSDIPLKEMR; this comes from the coding sequence ATGGAAAAGTTCGACGTTGTTATCGTGGGCTCCGGGCATGGGGGTGCCCAGGCCGCCATTGCACTGAGACAAAATGGTCATGAGGGGTCGATCCTCATGGTCAGCCGGGACCGCAATCCACCCTATGAGCGCCCGCCGCTCTCGAAGGAATATCTCGCCGGCGAAAAGCCCTTCGAGCGCATCCAGATACGCCCCGAACAGTTCTGGGCCGACAAGGGTATCGAGCTGCGCCTCGGCCGCAATGTCAACGAAGTCGATCCCGTCGCGCACGAACTCGCCCTGTCCGACGATACGCGCATTGCCTATCGCAAGCTCATCTGGGCCGGAGGCGGCGATGCCCGGCGCCTGTCGTGCCCGGGAAGCGATTACGCGGGCATCCACTATATCCGCACACGGCGGGACGTGGACCTGCTCAAGGAAGAGCTTGCCGCGGGGGCGAAACGCGCGGTCATTGTCGGGGCGGGCTATATCGGGCTCGAAGCGGCGGCGGTCCTGCGCAAGCTTGGCTGCGAGGTCACGGTGGTCGAAATGCTCGACCGCGTGCTGGCGCGCGTGGCCGGTCCGGAACTGTCCGATTACTATGCCGCCTACCATCGCCAGCAGGGCGTCGATCTACGTCTGTCCACCGGTGTCGAGACGATCGAGGGCGAGAATGGCCGCGTCAGCGGGGTATTGACCGACAGCGGCGAAAAGATCGCCTGCGACGTGATCATCGCCGGTATCGGCATCGTCCCCTCGGTCGGCCCGCTGATCGCCGCCGGAGCGGCAGGCTCGAACGGGGTCGACGTCGACACTTACGGGCGCACCACGCTGGACGATATCTATGCCATCGGCGACTGCGCCAGCCACGCCAATCCCTATGCGGAAAACAAGGTCATCCGCCTCGAATCGGTGCAGAATGCCAACGACATGGCAAGCTGCGCGGTCAAGGCGATCATGGGCGACAAGCAGGATTACGATGCGGTGCCGTGGTTCTGGTCGAACCAGTACGATCTGAAGCTGCAGACGGTGGGTATCGCAACCGGATATGATGCGACTGTGTTGCGCGGCGATCCGGAAGCGAAGAAATTCAGCGTAATCTATTTGAAGGAAGGCCAGGTAATCGCGCTCGACTGTGTGAACAGCGTCAAGGACTACGTTCAGGGTCGCAAGCTCGTGGTGGACCGCGCCGAGATCGATCCCGGTTTGCTGGCCGACAGCGACATCCCGCTCAAGGAGATGCGCTAA
- the queG gene encoding tRNA epoxyqueuosine(34) reductase QueG: protein MVNAELQADLRGEARRLGFAACGFASAAPDPRRAARLEEFLGHGRHGSMQWMEDRKQQRASPQGLWPDAKSVLALGMSYAPDVDPLALARDSEKARISVYAHGRDYHDVVKKALKALARWLIERAPNSELKVFVDTAPVMEKPLGEAAGIGWQGKHTNLVSREHGSWLFLGAIYSTLEFSPDAPGTDRCGSCRACQDACPTDAFPSPYRLDARRCISYLTIEHKGPIPEEFRAALGNRIYGCDDCLAVCPWNKFSETAHRHAKLAPRDELLAPDLATFLQFDDAGFRQFFSGSPIKRIGRDRFVRNCLYAAGNSGSAALKPFVARLRSDDDPTVAEAAAWALARLSASP from the coding sequence GTGGTTAATGCCGAGTTGCAGGCCGATTTGCGCGGGGAGGCCCGAAGGCTGGGTTTCGCCGCCTGTGGCTTTGCGTCCGCCGCGCCCGATCCGCGCCGTGCCGCGCGGCTGGAGGAATTTCTCGGCCATGGCCGCCACGGCTCGATGCAATGGATGGAGGACCGGAAGCAGCAGCGGGCCTCGCCGCAGGGTCTATGGCCCGATGCGAAGAGCGTACTTGCGCTCGGCATGAGCTATGCGCCCGATGTCGATCCGCTGGCGTTGGCACGCGATAGCGAGAAAGCGCGCATTTCGGTCTATGCGCATGGGCGGGATTATCACGATGTGGTCAAGAAGGCGCTCAAGGCCCTTGCCCGATGGCTGATCGAACGCGCGCCGAACAGCGAGCTGAAAGTGTTCGTCGATACCGCGCCGGTGATGGAAAAACCGCTGGGCGAAGCGGCCGGGATCGGCTGGCAGGGAAAGCATACCAATCTGGTGAGCCGCGAACATGGGAGCTGGCTTTTCCTGGGAGCCATCTATTCGACGCTCGAATTTTCGCCCGATGCGCCGGGCACGGACCGGTGCGGATCGTGCCGCGCCTGCCAGGACGCCTGTCCCACCGATGCTTTTCCGTCGCCCTACCGGCTCGATGCGCGGCGCTGCATTTCCTACCTCACGATCGAGCACAAGGGACCCATCCCGGAAGAATTCCGCGCTGCCCTGGGGAATCGGATCTATGGCTGCGACGATTGCCTGGCGGTTTGTCCGTGGAACAAATTTTCCGAAACGGCCCACCGGCACGCCAAGCTTGCCCCGCGCGACGAATTGCTCGCACCCGACCTCGCCACATTCCTGCAATTCGACGATGCGGGTTTTCGCCAGTTCTTTTCCGGTTCGCCGATCAAGCGGATCGGGCGTGACCGTTTCGTCCGCAACTGCCTCTATGCGGCCGGGAACAGCGGTTCCGCCGCGCTAAAACCATTTGTAGCCCGCCTGCGTTCCGACGATGATCCCACGGTCGCCGAAGCGGCTGCTTGGGCGCTGGCCCGGCTTAGCGCATCTCCTTGA
- a CDS encoding NAD-glutamate dehydrogenase, with protein sequence MGSKTAALPKKLQNAITERMRQSLLKGDTPFDKARLADAASFVGALAADRTFGRSSMAIESISDERRLTRIAIVNDDMPFIVDSVAATIAALGLSIDRLVHPVIPVERDDKGKLIGIPDNDPYWESMIYIEAARVDAKTRRQLQEGLKETLADVRAAVSDWPKLQQAMTQDADRIRNTDEEGADLLDWLNSGMLTQLGHVTRHRDGTQRDQLGICRKSARELLAEASYERAFTWFAKKDNRRRPLIIKANHLSNVHRRVPLDLLIVPIQEGSETIALSVHAGVWTSAALAAPPRNVPRLRRELEALRERHGFDDTGHAGKALVHALTTLPHDLLIGFSESDVERVATTMMSLVDRPRPRLALVEAPLARHLFAFVWLPRDMVATQVRLEIQALLEEAAAARLLDWSLEVEGGNLATIRFVFDIRDGDTIPDEDRLEQQMQTLLRGWSEAVEAELGTREEPSRAAGLAMRFAEHFPTGFRGRFGPREAALDISRLHDLGASLESEEVVRGARMYFCEREIDGCLRLKLYQSEGSLPLSEGVPALEDFGFYVRSEMPTVLDEGRLGTIHDFLLDLKPGADPKALIDRSDAIEEAIASVLNSEAENDPFNRLVPEAGLSAREANWLRAFYRYLRQVGMGFTIYTVVDALAAAPDVTRALIALFTARHDPDFGSGRDKAVGDARNAIKRGLAKVKAINDDRLLRLYNSLIDAILRTNAFAPAASEALAIKIDSAKVPGLPKPIPYREIFVYSRRVEGIHLRSGPVARGGLRWSDRRDDFRTEILGLMKAQRVKNAVIVPTGAKGGFYPKQLPNPAIDREGWAAEGRASYETFIRTLLSVTDNIVDDKVVHPENVVITDGEDPYFVVAADKGTATFSDIANAIAKSRDFWLDDAFASGGSKGYDHKAMGITAKGAWVSVQRQFLEMGVDVQSDSVEVVGCGDMSGDVFGNGMLLSKAIKLVAAFDHRHIFLDPDPDPAASWKERKRLFDLPRSSWEDYDSKLISKGGGVFPRDAKSIKLTKAVQAKLGIDQSEIEPEALISAILKAPVDLIWFGGIGTYIKASHENNVQVGDPANDALRVDGRDVRAKVIGEGANLGITQAGRIEFAQVGGRSNTDFIDNSAGVDCSDNEVNIKIALAAAQRAGKLSEPKRVALLESMTDEVGRIVLEDNRLQALALSIAEIGGASAMASQRHLVETLEAGGNLDRRTEGLADDQTLQRRAADGQGLTRPELAVLLSSSKLVLQDAVERGGLAADTLLEDTLFEAFPEPMRKKFKAQIAGHQLRREIIATKLANRIVNRLGMIHPFELSEEEGAELCEVAAAFVAVEELFGLPDLWDTVDVADMPEKARLMIFDRIAAATGNLMSDVLRTSGGKVDPSALVAEIGKGVAKLSDATGELLSAESRQQSDRLREQLVAAGAPEPLAARVAHLYDLDGAVGLAKLASETGIPPIGLTEAFTEVGHRLGLDWAQSTAALMSPSDVWERLLVSGLARDFQQMRLELLRRLARRKDAKKDMPGIVAKWAEEQSAAVHGFRAMVARAQGQSPVAPAMLAQIASMARNLLGR encoded by the coding sequence ATGGGTTCGAAGACTGCCGCGCTTCCCAAGAAGCTCCAAAACGCCATCACCGAAAGAATGCGCCAGTCGCTGCTGAAAGGCGATACGCCCTTCGACAAGGCAAGGCTTGCCGATGCTGCGTCCTTCGTAGGCGCGCTGGCGGCGGATCGCACCTTCGGTCGCTCGTCCATGGCGATCGAGAGCATCAGCGACGAACGCCGCCTTACGCGCATTGCGATCGTCAATGACGACATGCCCTTTATCGTCGATTCGGTGGCCGCGACCATCGCCGCGCTGGGCCTGTCGATCGACCGGCTCGTGCATCCGGTCATTCCCGTCGAACGCGACGACAAGGGGAAGCTGATCGGGATTCCCGATAACGATCCCTATTGGGAATCGATGATATATATCGAGGCGGCCCGCGTCGATGCGAAGACGCGCCGCCAGTTGCAGGAAGGCCTCAAGGAAACCCTCGCCGACGTGCGGGCGGCGGTCAGCGACTGGCCCAAGCTCCAGCAGGCGATGACGCAGGATGCCGATCGCATCCGCAATACGGACGAAGAAGGCGCGGACCTGCTCGACTGGCTCAATTCGGGCATGCTCACCCAGCTCGGCCACGTGACGCGCCATCGCGATGGCACGCAGCGCGACCAGCTCGGCATCTGTCGCAAAAGCGCTCGGGAACTCCTCGCGGAAGCTTCCTACGAGCGTGCGTTCACGTGGTTCGCGAAGAAGGACAACAGGCGCCGCCCCCTGATAATCAAGGCGAACCACCTCAGCAATGTGCACCGCCGCGTGCCGCTCGATCTGCTCATCGTGCCGATCCAGGAGGGCAGCGAGACCATCGCGCTTTCGGTCCATGCGGGTGTGTGGACCAGTGCCGCGCTGGCCGCGCCGCCGCGCAATGTGCCGCGCTTGCGCCGCGAACTCGAGGCTCTGCGCGAGCGCCACGGCTTCGACGATACCGGCCATGCGGGTAAGGCTCTGGTCCATGCCTTGACGACGCTGCCGCACGATCTGCTGATCGGCTTTTCCGAAAGCGACGTCGAACGCGTTGCCACCACGATGATGAGCCTGGTCGACCGCCCTCGCCCCCGGCTTGCCCTGGTCGAGGCTCCGCTTGCCCGACACCTTTTCGCCTTTGTCTGGCTGCCGCGCGACATGGTGGCAACGCAGGTCCGGCTGGAGATCCAGGCCCTGCTGGAAGAGGCCGCAGCGGCGCGCCTGCTCGACTGGAGCCTGGAGGTCGAGGGGGGCAATCTAGCCACGATCCGGTTCGTTTTCGACATTCGCGATGGCGACACGATACCGGACGAGGACCGGCTGGAACAGCAGATGCAGACGCTGCTGCGCGGCTGGAGCGAAGCGGTCGAGGCGGAGCTCGGCACACGGGAAGAACCCTCGCGCGCGGCCGGCCTGGCCATGCGCTTCGCCGAGCATTTCCCGACCGGCTTTCGCGGCCGGTTCGGCCCTCGCGAGGCCGCACTCGATATATCTCGGCTGCACGATCTCGGCGCCAGCCTCGAAAGCGAGGAAGTCGTACGGGGCGCGCGGATGTATTTCTGCGAGCGCGAGATCGATGGCTGCCTGCGGCTGAAACTGTACCAGTCCGAAGGCAGCCTGCCGCTTTCCGAAGGCGTGCCTGCGCTCGAGGATTTCGGTTTCTACGTGCGGTCCGAAATGCCCACCGTGCTCGACGAGGGGCGGCTGGGGACGATCCACGACTTTCTGCTCGATCTGAAGCCGGGGGCCGATCCCAAAGCGCTGATCGATCGATCCGATGCGATCGAGGAAGCAATCGCATCCGTGCTCAACAGCGAAGCGGAAAACGATCCCTTCAACCGCCTGGTGCCCGAAGCGGGACTGTCCGCGCGCGAAGCCAATTGGCTGCGCGCCTTCTACCGCTACCTGCGGCAAGTCGGCATGGGCTTCACGATTTATACGGTGGTCGATGCTCTCGCGGCCGCGCCCGATGTCACCCGGGCGTTGATCGCCCTCTTCACCGCGCGTCACGATCCCGATTTCGGCAGCGGACGCGACAAGGCGGTCGGGGACGCGCGCAACGCGATCAAGCGGGGCCTCGCCAAGGTCAAGGCGATCAACGACGACCGCCTGCTGCGCCTGTACAACTCGCTGATCGACGCGATTCTGCGCACCAATGCTTTCGCGCCCGCCGCAAGCGAAGCGCTTGCGATCAAGATCGATTCCGCCAAGGTTCCGGGCCTGCCCAAGCCGATTCCCTATCGCGAAATCTTCGTCTATTCGCGGCGCGTCGAAGGTATCCATCTGCGCAGCGGCCCGGTTGCGCGCGGTGGCTTGCGCTGGTCCGACCGACGCGACGACTTCCGCACGGAAATCCTGGGCCTTATGAAGGCCCAGCGCGTCAAGAACGCGGTGATCGTGCCGACCGGGGCGAAAGGCGGGTTTTATCCCAAGCAACTCCCCAATCCCGCCATCGATCGCGAGGGCTGGGCGGCCGAAGGACGCGCAAGTTACGAGACGTTCATCCGCACGCTCCTTTCGGTCACCGACAACATCGTCGACGATAAGGTCGTGCATCCGGAAAACGTCGTCATCACCGATGGCGAGGACCCTTATTTCGTGGTCGCCGCCGACAAGGGTACGGCAACCTTTTCCGACATCGCCAATGCAATCGCGAAATCGAGGGACTTCTGGCTCGACGACGCCTTCGCCTCGGGCGGCTCGAAAGGGTACGATCACAAGGCCATGGGCATCACCGCCAAGGGTGCCTGGGTCAGCGTCCAGCGCCAATTCCTCGAAATGGGCGTGGACGTGCAGAGCGACAGCGTCGAAGTCGTCGGCTGCGGTGACATGTCGGGCGACGTTTTCGGCAACGGTATGTTGCTGTCGAAGGCGATCAAACTGGTCGCCGCCTTCGATCACCGTCACATCTTTCTCGACCCCGATCCCGACCCGGCGGCAAGCTGGAAAGAACGCAAGCGTTTGTTCGACTTGCCGCGGTCGAGCTGGGAGGATTACGACAGCAAGCTGATTTCCAAGGGCGGCGGCGTGTTCCCGCGCGATGCGAAGAGCATCAAGCTGACCAAGGCGGTGCAGGCGAAGCTTGGCATCGATCAATCGGAAATCGAACCCGAGGCGCTGATTTCGGCCATTCTGAAGGCGCCGGTCGACCTGATCTGGTTCGGCGGCATCGGCACCTACATCAAGGCGAGCCACGAAAACAACGTGCAGGTCGGCGATCCCGCCAATGACGCGTTGCGCGTGGATGGTAGGGACGTGCGCGCGAAAGTCATCGGCGAAGGGGCCAATCTCGGCATTACGCAGGCCGGACGCATCGAATTCGCCCAAGTCGGCGGTCGATCGAACACCGACTTCATCGACAATTCCGCCGGCGTCGACTGCTCGGACAACGAGGTCAATATCAAGATTGCGCTGGCGGCGGCGCAACGCGCAGGCAAGCTGTCCGAACCCAAACGCGTCGCCCTGCTCGAATCGATGACCGACGAAGTCGGCCGGATTGTCCTCGAAGACAACCGGCTGCAGGCCCTGGCTCTCTCGATCGCCGAGATTGGCGGAGCAAGCGCTATGGCGTCGCAGCGCCATCTCGTCGAAACGCTCGAGGCGGGCGGGAATCTCGACCGGCGAACCGAAGGCCTGGCCGACGACCAGACGCTGCAACGGCGAGCTGCCGATGGGCAGGGCCTGACCCGCCCGGAACTGGCCGTGTTGCTGTCCTCGTCGAAGCTGGTGTTGCAGGATGCCGTCGAACGGGGCGGCCTTGCTGCGGACACACTGCTCGAGGATACGCTGTTCGAAGCTTTCCCCGAACCGATGCGCAAGAAGTTCAAGGCGCAGATTGCAGGGCACCAGCTGCGCCGCGAGATCATCGCGACCAAATTGGCCAACCGCATCGTCAACCGTCTCGGCATGATCCATCCTTTCGAACTTTCCGAAGAGGAAGGCGCGGAACTGTGCGAGGTCGCAGCCGCTTTCGTCGCGGTCGAGGAACTGTTCGGCCTGCCCGACCTGTGGGACACGGTCGATGTCGCGGACATGCCCGAAAAGGCGCGCCTGATGATATTCGACCGGATCGCCGCGGCCACGGGCAATCTGATGTCGGATGTGCTTCGGACGTCGGGAGGCAAGGTCGATCCCAGCGCGCTTGTTGCCGAAATCGGCAAGGGAGTCGCGAAGCTGTCCGATGCGACGGGCGAGCTCTTGTCCGCCGAATCGCGGCAGCAGTCGGACCGCTTGCGTGAACAGCTCGTAGCGGCAGGTGCGCCGGAGCCGCTGGCCGCGCGGGTCGCGCATCTCTACGATCTCGACGGGGCGGTTGGCCTTGCCAAACTGGCCAGCGAAACCGGCATCCCGCCGATCGGGCTGACCGAAGCCTTTACCGAAGTCGGTCACCGGCTCGGGCTCGACTGGGCGCAGTCGACGGCAGCGCTCATGAGCCCCTCCGATGTGTGGGAACGCCTGCTCGTGTCCGGCCTTGCACGCGATTTTCAACAGATGCGGCTGGAGTTGTTGCGCCGTCTCGCGCGGCGCAAGGATGCCAAGAAGGACATGCCGGGAATCGTTGCAAAATGGGCCGAGGAACAGTCTGCCGCCGTGCATGGCTTCCGCGCCATGGTTGCACGGGCACAGGGCCAGTCTCCGGTGGCGCCGGCCATGCTGGCACAGATCGCCAGCATGGCTCGCAATCTGCTCGGTCGATAA
- a CDS encoding LLM class flavin-dependent oxidoreductase gives MTDFSVLDLVPVREGGNVGEALEAATELARNAEDNGCKRFWVAEHHAMAGIAGGATSVVLAHIGNATSTIRIGSGGIMLPNHTPFQIAEQFGTLDALFPGRVDLGLGRAPGAGPELQRALRKDLHRAAEMFPQDVAELMALMAGDTAIHPTPGLGAKPEFWMLGSSLFGARLAAQLGMPYAFASHFAPDHLDAALELYRRDFQPSEDWEKPHVMVAMNLFVADTEEEAEYLASSQLQAFVALRTGTPGKLPPPVRGYRDQLPAPAQAMLAHIGQASAIGTPQQAAQAVEAFVGRTGADEVIFGGSMFDPEARCRSLALAMNRLRA, from the coding sequence GTGACCGATTTTTCCGTCCTCGATCTGGTTCCGGTGCGCGAAGGAGGGAACGTCGGCGAAGCGCTCGAGGCGGCGACCGAGCTTGCCCGAAATGCGGAAGACAATGGCTGCAAGCGCTTCTGGGTGGCCGAACATCACGCGATGGCGGGTATTGCCGGTGGGGCGACCTCGGTCGTGCTTGCGCATATCGGCAATGCGACATCCACCATCCGCATCGGGTCGGGCGGAATCATGCTGCCCAATCACACGCCTTTCCAGATCGCCGAACAGTTCGGCACGCTCGACGCGCTGTTTCCGGGCCGCGTGGATCTCGGCCTGGGACGGGCGCCCGGAGCGGGGCCGGAACTTCAGCGCGCCTTGCGCAAGGATCTTCATCGCGCCGCCGAAATGTTCCCGCAGGACGTGGCCGAACTCATGGCGCTGATGGCAGGCGATACGGCCATTCACCCCACTCCGGGGCTTGGCGCGAAGCCCGAGTTCTGGATGCTGGGCTCCAGCCTCTTCGGTGCCCGGCTCGCCGCGCAGCTGGGCATGCCCTATGCCTTCGCCAGCCATTTCGCGCCCGACCACCTGGACGCCGCGCTCGAGCTCTATCGGCGCGATTTTCAGCCGTCCGAGGATTGGGAAAAACCGCATGTGATGGTCGCGATGAACCTGTTCGTCGCCGACACCGAGGAAGAGGCCGAATATCTGGCTTCCTCCCAGCTCCAGGCTTTCGTGGCCCTGCGCACGGGCACGCCGGGCAAGCTGCCCCCGCCAGTGCGCGGATATCGCGACCAATTGCCCGCACCGGCGCAGGCGATGCTGGCGCATATCGGGCAAGCCAGCGCGATCGGCACGCCGCAACAGGCTGCGCAGGCGGTAGAAGCCTTCGTTGGACGCACGGGAGCGGACGAGGTCATCTTCGGCGGCAGCATGTTCGATCCGGAGGCGCGATGCCGCTCGCTCGCGCTGGCCATGAACCGGCTCCGCGCATGA